One window from the genome of Oryctolagus cuniculus chromosome 1, mOryCun1.1, whole genome shotgun sequence encodes:
- the ZNF214 gene encoding zinc finger protein 214 isoform X1 produces MAVTFEDVTVTFTWEEWNFLDSSQKKLYREVMWENYTNVMSVGKVIPAGNWNQSYKPQEERFRYLECENSSCWQGWKNAGTQICKETVQAVDSEDLKQQDLSQCQEWLVLSTQLPRYGNCELTFEGKIPGNLKYKNFIPWHSLETKITQDYDKEIYMNDSHGFQGDIDHLGSSRKNLSMGKEPKLIVQHSYIPIEEALPEYIDEVCQNDLLKDSKEEKCCGCNKCKELYSWNSQCSLHKRNQPEEKLNQCSISTADFSQRSDLCRHPRILISKKLDGYDQSQSYTENADIHVLDDETDSNFSQSSGVQFYPRAQKAEIPCICNVCGKSFSQISCLHSHQRSHIQESHIQFECDKDLHRNSILHIQERLNIEEKPFKCDQCDKSFSRNSVLHVHQRVHTGEKPYKCDECGRGFSQSSNLRIHQLVHTGEKSYKCGDCGKGFTQRSNLQIHQRIHTGEKPYKCDECGKDFSHSSDLRIHQRVHTGEKPYTCHECGKGFSKSSKLHTHQRVHTGEKPYKCEECGKGFSQRSHLLIHQRVHTGEKPYKCDDCGKGFRHSSNLHIHQRVHTGEKPYPCAKCGKGFSHSSALRIHQRVHVGEKTYKCQEYYKGFDQNLHIHNNHQRETL; encoded by the exons ATGGCAGTAACATTTGAAGATGTGACTGTTACTTTCACTTGGGAGGAGTGGAACTTCCTGGACTCTTCTCAAAAAAAGCTGTACAGGGAAGTCATGTGGGAGAACTACACAAATGTCATGTCAGTAGGTAAAGTAATCCCAGCTG gaaactggaatcagagttACAAACCCCAAGAAGAAAGATTCAGATATTTAGAATGTGAAAATTCTTCCTGCTGGCAAGGCTGGAAGAAtgctggcactcagatatgtAAGGAGACTGTTCAGGCAGTAGATTCCGAAGACCTAAAGCAGCAAGATCTTTCCCAGTGTCAAGAATGGCTAGTACTCTCCACCCAACTACCAAGATATGGAAACTGTGAACTCACTTTTGAAGGAAAAATCCCTGggaacttaaaatataaaaatttcatacCTTGGCATTCCTTAGAAACAAAAATCACTCAAGATTATGATAAAGAAATCTACATGAATGACTCACATGGCTTTCAAGGGGACATAGACCATCTTGGCAGTTCTAGGAAAAATCTCTCAATGGGAAAAGAACCAAAGCTTATAGTTCAGCATTCTTATATTCCAATAGAAGAAGCTCTTCCAGAGTACATTGATGAGGTATGCCAAAATGACCTACTGAAAGACTCAAAGGAGGAGAAATGCTGTGGATGTAACAAATGTAAAGAACTTTATTCTTGGAACTCACAGTGTAGTCTCCATAAGAGAAATCAACCTGAAGAAAAGCTTAATCAGTGTTCCATCAGCACAGCAGACTTCTCTCAGAGATCAGATTTGTGTAGACATCCAAGAATCCTCATAAGTAAGAAGCTGGATGGATATGaccaaagtcagagttatacagagaatgCAGACATCCATGTATTGGATGATGAAACTGACAGTAACTTTAGTCAGAGTTCAGGAGTTCAGTTTTATCCTAGAGCCCAGAAAGCGGAGATACCTTGTATCTGCAATGTGTGTGGTAAAAGCTTCAGTCAGATCTCTTGTCTTCACAGTCATCAGAGAAGCCACATACAAGAGAGCCACATACAATTTGAGTGTGATAAGGATCTCCACAGAAACTCAATACTTCACATTCAGGAGAGACTTAACATAGAAGAGAAGCCGTTTAAGTGTGATCAGTGTGATAAGAGTTTTAGTCGAAATTCAGTACTTCATGTTCATCAGAGAgtccacacaggagagaaaccatATAAGTGTGATGAGTGTGGTAGGGGCTTCAGTCAGAGCTCAAACCTTCGAATTCATCAGTTAGTACATACAGGAGAGAAGTCCTATAAATGTGGAGACTGTGGTAAGGGCTTTACGCAGCGCTCAAATCTTCAAATTCATCAGAGAATACATACAGGAGAAAAGCCTTATAAATGTGATGAGTGTGGAAAGGACTTTAGTCACAGCTCAGACCTTCGCATTCATCAGAGGGTTCATACAGGGGAGAAGCCCTATACTTGTCATGAATGTGGGAAGGGCTTCAGCAAGAGTTCAAAGCTTCACACTCATCAAAGAGtacatactggagagaaaccctataAATGTGAAGAGTGTGGTAAGGGATTCAGTCAGCGTTCACATCTTCTCATTCATCAGAGAGTCCATACAGGGGAAAAACCCTATAAATGTGATGACTGTGGAAAGGGCTTTCGTCACAGTTCTAATCTTCATATTCATCAGAGGGTCCATACCGGAGAGAAGCCTTATCCATGTGCTAAGTGTGGTAAGGGTTTCAGTCATAGCTCAGCTCTTCGGATTCATCAAAGagttcacgtgggagagaaaacTTACAAGTGCCAAGAGTATTATAAGGGATTTGACCAGAATTTACATATTCACAATAATCACCAAAGAGAAACTTTATAA
- the ZNF214 gene encoding zinc finger protein 214 isoform X2: MAVTFEDVTVTFTWEEWNFLDSSQKKLYREVMWENYTNVMSVGNWNQSYKPQEERFRYLECENSSCWQGWKNAGTQICKETVQAVDSEDLKQQDLSQCQEWLVLSTQLPRYGNCELTFEGKIPGNLKYKNFIPWHSLETKITQDYDKEIYMNDSHGFQGDIDHLGSSRKNLSMGKEPKLIVQHSYIPIEEALPEYIDEVCQNDLLKDSKEEKCCGCNKCKELYSWNSQCSLHKRNQPEEKLNQCSISTADFSQRSDLCRHPRILISKKLDGYDQSQSYTENADIHVLDDETDSNFSQSSGVQFYPRAQKAEIPCICNVCGKSFSQISCLHSHQRSHIQESHIQFECDKDLHRNSILHIQERLNIEEKPFKCDQCDKSFSRNSVLHVHQRVHTGEKPYKCDECGRGFSQSSNLRIHQLVHTGEKSYKCGDCGKGFTQRSNLQIHQRIHTGEKPYKCDECGKDFSHSSDLRIHQRVHTGEKPYTCHECGKGFSKSSKLHTHQRVHTGEKPYKCEECGKGFSQRSHLLIHQRVHTGEKPYKCDDCGKGFRHSSNLHIHQRVHTGEKPYPCAKCGKGFSHSSALRIHQRVHVGEKTYKCQEYYKGFDQNLHIHNNHQRETL, from the exons ATGGCAGTAACATTTGAAGATGTGACTGTTACTTTCACTTGGGAGGAGTGGAACTTCCTGGACTCTTCTCAAAAAAAGCTGTACAGGGAAGTCATGTGGGAGAACTACACAAATGTCATGTCAGTAG gaaactggaatcagagttACAAACCCCAAGAAGAAAGATTCAGATATTTAGAATGTGAAAATTCTTCCTGCTGGCAAGGCTGGAAGAAtgctggcactcagatatgtAAGGAGACTGTTCAGGCAGTAGATTCCGAAGACCTAAAGCAGCAAGATCTTTCCCAGTGTCAAGAATGGCTAGTACTCTCCACCCAACTACCAAGATATGGAAACTGTGAACTCACTTTTGAAGGAAAAATCCCTGggaacttaaaatataaaaatttcatacCTTGGCATTCCTTAGAAACAAAAATCACTCAAGATTATGATAAAGAAATCTACATGAATGACTCACATGGCTTTCAAGGGGACATAGACCATCTTGGCAGTTCTAGGAAAAATCTCTCAATGGGAAAAGAACCAAAGCTTATAGTTCAGCATTCTTATATTCCAATAGAAGAAGCTCTTCCAGAGTACATTGATGAGGTATGCCAAAATGACCTACTGAAAGACTCAAAGGAGGAGAAATGCTGTGGATGTAACAAATGTAAAGAACTTTATTCTTGGAACTCACAGTGTAGTCTCCATAAGAGAAATCAACCTGAAGAAAAGCTTAATCAGTGTTCCATCAGCACAGCAGACTTCTCTCAGAGATCAGATTTGTGTAGACATCCAAGAATCCTCATAAGTAAGAAGCTGGATGGATATGaccaaagtcagagttatacagagaatgCAGACATCCATGTATTGGATGATGAAACTGACAGTAACTTTAGTCAGAGTTCAGGAGTTCAGTTTTATCCTAGAGCCCAGAAAGCGGAGATACCTTGTATCTGCAATGTGTGTGGTAAAAGCTTCAGTCAGATCTCTTGTCTTCACAGTCATCAGAGAAGCCACATACAAGAGAGCCACATACAATTTGAGTGTGATAAGGATCTCCACAGAAACTCAATACTTCACATTCAGGAGAGACTTAACATAGAAGAGAAGCCGTTTAAGTGTGATCAGTGTGATAAGAGTTTTAGTCGAAATTCAGTACTTCATGTTCATCAGAGAgtccacacaggagagaaaccatATAAGTGTGATGAGTGTGGTAGGGGCTTCAGTCAGAGCTCAAACCTTCGAATTCATCAGTTAGTACATACAGGAGAGAAGTCCTATAAATGTGGAGACTGTGGTAAGGGCTTTACGCAGCGCTCAAATCTTCAAATTCATCAGAGAATACATACAGGAGAAAAGCCTTATAAATGTGATGAGTGTGGAAAGGACTTTAGTCACAGCTCAGACCTTCGCATTCATCAGAGGGTTCATACAGGGGAGAAGCCCTATACTTGTCATGAATGTGGGAAGGGCTTCAGCAAGAGTTCAAAGCTTCACACTCATCAAAGAGtacatactggagagaaaccctataAATGTGAAGAGTGTGGTAAGGGATTCAGTCAGCGTTCACATCTTCTCATTCATCAGAGAGTCCATACAGGGGAAAAACCCTATAAATGTGATGACTGTGGAAAGGGCTTTCGTCACAGTTCTAATCTTCATATTCATCAGAGGGTCCATACCGGAGAGAAGCCTTATCCATGTGCTAAGTGTGGTAAGGGTTTCAGTCATAGCTCAGCTCTTCGGATTCATCAAAGagttcacgtgggagagaaaacTTACAAGTGCCAAGAGTATTATAAGGGATTTGACCAGAATTTACATATTCACAATAATCACCAAAGAGAAACTTTATAA